GGAATGGAAGTTGTCGAGAACTAAGTTTATCTTTGTAACCGGAGGGGTGAGTTCCTCCCTTGGAAAAGGAGTCACCGTTGCGGCTCTGGGATGTCTTTTGGAAAGTAGAGGATATACGGTTTCCCTTCAAAAGATGGATCCATACATCAACATCGATCCGGGAACCATGAGTCCATATCAGCACGGTGAAGTTTACGTTACCTCAGACGGAGCCGAGACCGATTTGGATCTTGGTTACTACGAACGTTTTACTCATTCCAAACTCACGCGTAAGAATTCGGTTTCGACCGGTCAAATTTATAATACCGTAATTCAAAGAGAAAGAAAAGGGGATTACCTCGGTCGGACCGTTCAGGTGGTTCCTCATATCACAAACGAAATCCGAAACCGAATGTATATCGTCGCTCGGGAAGAGAATCCGGATTTCATCATCGTAGAAATCGGCGGCACCGTCGGAGACATCGAATCCATTCCATTCTTAGAAGCCATCCGGCAGATGCGATACGAACACGGAAGTTCCAACGTTCTCTTCGTTCATCTTACCTTAGTTCCTACGATCACCGCCGCAGGAGAAGCAAAGACAAAACCGACACAACACTCCGTCAAAGAATTGCTCGGTCTCGGAATTCAACCGGATATCTTGGTCTGCCGCGTATCACAACCGATGACAAAAGAGATGAAAAACAAACTTTCCCTTTTTTGCAACGTAAAGGAAGAGAACGTCATTTCCGCTAGCGACATCTCCACTTCTATATACGAAATTCCTAAAATGTATAAGGAAGAAAAACTCGACGAGGTCGTTTTGAAAACGATGGGCCTCGAACTCGGAACTTCCAAGTTCGACGAATGGGATTCGATGGTCAAAGGACTTCTTACCACAAAACAAACCGTGCAGGTTGCGGTAGTAGGAAAATACATTTCCTTACAAGACGCGTATCGCTCGATTTATGAAAGCCTTTCTCACGGTGGAATTGCCCACGAAACAAAAGTCGAATTCGTAAAAATCGATCCCGAAAATCTGGATAAAGAAAACGTTACCGGCGCGCTCAATAACGTACACGGAATTTTGGTTCCAGGCGGTTTTGGAGACCGCGGAATCGAAGGAAAAATTCTCGCGATCCAATATGCAAGAACACAAGGAATTCCATTCTTTGGAATCTGTCTCGGAATGCAATGCGCGGTCGTCGAGTTTGGAAGAAACGTCCTCGGTCTGAAGGATGCGAATTCCACCGAAATCAGACCGGATACGGAAAATCCCGTGATTTCGCTCTTAGAAGAACAAAACGACATCGAACAGATGGGTGGAACGATGAGACTCGGTTCTTATCCTTGCAAGATCAAAAAAGGAACTCTCGCCTTTTCGGAATACAAGTCCGAACTCATACACGAACGTCATAGACACAGATTTGAATTCACCAACCGTTACAAACAACAATATGAGGAAAACGGAATGGTTCTTTCCGGCTCTTCCCCGGACGATAATCTCGTAGAGATCGTGGAAATTCCAAAACACAAATGGTTTATCGGAGTCCAGTTCCATCCCGAATTCCAGTCCAAACCGACGGCGCCTCATCCTTTATTCGCTGGATTTATCGGCGCCGCCGTGAAATACTCAAAGAAAGGATAATCATGAAAGATAATACCTGCACGCAAAGAGAATTCTTAAACGGAGCCAAGATCGGAGGCGACCAGCCTTTCTTTCTGATCTCGGGCCCTTGTGTGATGGAAAACCGCGATCTTCTCGATCGGGTCTGCGCGGAGATGATCGAAATCTGCGGAGAATTAAAGATTCCTTATATTTTCAAAAGCAGTTTCGACAAAGCCAACCGTTCTTCCGTAAACTCTTACAGAGGTCCGGGACTTACGGAAGGCATTAAGAATTTAGAATATATCAAAAATAAATACAACGTTCCGGTTCTTACCGACATCCACGAAACGCACCAGATCGGACCTCTCAAAGACGTCTTAGACATCTATCAGATTCCAGCGTTTCTCTGCAGACAAACCGATCTCATCGCCGAATCCGCAAAAACCGGCAAATGGGTGAACGTGAAAAAGGGACAATTCTTAGCTCCGGCCGACACGCGTCATATCGCGGTGAAGATGAAAGAATCCGGAAACGATAAGGTTCTTGTGACGGAACGAGGAACGAGTTTCGGCTACGGAAATCTTGTCTTCGACGGAAGAGCGGTTCCGATCATTCACGGATTCGATATCCCCGTAATTTTTGACGCGACTCATTCTGCACAACTTCCGGGCGCCGCGGGAAACAGCACCGGAGGTCAGAGGGAATTCATTCCGAGCATTCTTCGTTCCGCTGTTTCCTTAGGAATCGAAGGAATCTTTATGGAAGTACATCCGGATCCGGACAAGGCGCTTTCCGACGCAACAACTCAATATCCGCTTTCACAGATCAAAAATCTTCTTAAGGAAATGATCGCGTTGGATCGTTATGTAAAAAAAGAGATCCTTTCTTCTGCAACTCATTCGTAATCGGACGTTCCATGAAACACAAAGCGGAAAGTCGAAATCGGGTTTTATTCTTTCTGATTTCACTCGGGCTTTTCGCGAACACATTCGTGGTCTGTAAAAAAACAAACTACGAAAGAGTGGAAAAAGAAAGGGAAACCGGAGCTTCCATTTCGATTCGTAATTTCAAACGTGAAGCCTACGACCAAGACGGAAAACTTCAGTGGGAACTCAAAGCGGAAGAATCGTATGTGTACGTCAACGAAAACAAAACCATTTTCTATAAGATCGATTTCGATCAGTTCGAAAACGGAAAATTCAAATCCAAACTCCTCGGCGAAAAAGGGGAGATCAACCATAAGACCAGACTTATGAAACTGGAAGGAAAAATTTTTCTTCGAACGGACGATAACAAGATTCTTACCGCAAAACAGATCGAATACAATATGGACACGAAGAAGTTGGAATCCAATTCCGAAGTCACCGTAAGCGCGGACGGAACCACGATTCACGGTGTCGGTTTACGTGCTGATAAGGACTTAAACAAATTTACGATCTTAAGACCGTCTGCCATTACTCAAGGCGGAACGAACCCACTCAAAGCGGCCGGTTCCAAATGATTCGAAAGGTTTTGTTTTTGATTCTATTCAGTTTTGCGTTTTCGCAAAATCATGGAAACGTAAAACCTCCTCTTCTCGTCGGGAGTGAAACCGCAGACAGAAAGTTTGCGAGCATTCCCGAAAACGTGGAAAAGAAAAATAACGCTCCCAGTTTTCCCACTCTTTGGGGCGGTTCCGCATTGACTCAGGAAGATAAAACGGTTTCCGGTCTTAAAATCACTGCGTTCATTTTGGACGGAGGGGCTTGGATCCAACACAAGAAGGTCAAACTCTCCGCGAATCAAATCGAAGTCTACGGAAAGGACGCGTTCAAAGGATTTTTGAAAGGTGGTGTGTTTATCCAGGACGGAGACAACGGAGTGACGTTACGCGCGGGTACGGGAGAATACGATAAACTCGATGAAAAGATCTATATCAAAGATCGTCCCAGACTCTTTCATACCGATAAAAGCGGGACCAAGACCGTGATTTCTGCGACCTTTATCGAAAGAAACCTCGCTAAAAAAACCACACTTCTTAAAGAAAACGTAATCATCGCTCATCCGCAAATCACAATTCTTTGTAAGGAAGCGCTTTTCGAAGAAGACGAAGATAGGATCACAACGGACCCCAATCCGATCTTAATCGCGAAGGATCGTTATCTCACCGGAAATCAACTCACGTTTTATACGAATGAAAATCGAGTCGAACTTACAGGAGAAAGTATTCTTTTTCAGAATTATATGGATACCGAAAAGGTTGAAAATAAGGATTCAAAAGAGAAACAACAACCGACCGAAGAAAAAACAAAAAAGGAAGTAAGGCGAATTGCGATTTTTAAAGGGGATCGTCTGATCAGCGATAAAGACGAAACCGGAGAAAACAGAGTCGGTCTTTACGGAAACGCCACCATCTTTCGTCATACCATGAAAATGAACGCTGAAAAACTCATCAGCTACGGGAAAAATTCCACTAAAGTAGAAGCCAGAAATCAGATCACGATGTTCGATCGCGAAAACAGATTGATCCTCTCCGGGAATGTCCTTGACTACTTCAAAAACGAACAATACATTCATTTGACCGATTCCGGAAAAATCGATTTTCTTGATAAAAAAACGGACGCGATCACGAGTACAATGACCGCCGTCGAGTTTGAGCGATTTATGGATAAGAATGAAACCGTAATTCGCGGAAATGTTCTAATAGAAGGCAAAGATTCTTCCGCCACTGGAGAATATGCTACGTATTTTGAAAAAGAGGAAAAAGTGTATCTTGAGGGAAATCCAACGTTGAAAAAAAACGGCCGAGACATTCATGCAGGAAGAATCATATTCTTTCCGAGAGAAGGCAGAGCCCTTTTGACGGATGGAATCGTTCCCGGAAAGTAAATTACGATTATGAGTAAAACCTTCCGCATGGAAAACCTGGTCAAGGTCTACAACAAAAGAAAGGTTGTGGATGGTGCCAGCTTCGATAT
Above is a genomic segment from Leptospira stimsonii containing:
- the lptC gene encoding LPS export ABC transporter periplasmic protein LptC; translated protein: MKHKAESRNRVLFFLISLGLFANTFVVCKKTNYERVEKERETGASISIRNFKREAYDQDGKLQWELKAEESYVYVNENKTIFYKIDFDQFENGKFKSKLLGEKGEINHKTRLMKLEGKIFLRTDDNKILTAKQIEYNMDTKKLESNSEVTVSADGTTIHGVGLRADKDLNKFTILRPSAITQGGTNPLKAAGSK
- the kdsA gene encoding 3-deoxy-8-phosphooctulonate synthase, whose protein sequence is MKDNTCTQREFLNGAKIGGDQPFFLISGPCVMENRDLLDRVCAEMIEICGELKIPYIFKSSFDKANRSSVNSYRGPGLTEGIKNLEYIKNKYNVPVLTDIHETHQIGPLKDVLDIYQIPAFLCRQTDLIAESAKTGKWVNVKKGQFLAPADTRHIAVKMKESGNDKVLVTERGTSFGYGNLVFDGRAVPIIHGFDIPVIFDATHSAQLPGAAGNSTGGQREFIPSILRSAVSLGIEGIFMEVHPDPDKALSDATTQYPLSQIKNLLKEMIALDRYVKKEILSSATHS
- a CDS encoding CTP synthase yields the protein MSRTKFIFVTGGVSSSLGKGVTVAALGCLLESRGYTVSLQKMDPYINIDPGTMSPYQHGEVYVTSDGAETDLDLGYYERFTHSKLTRKNSVSTGQIYNTVIQRERKGDYLGRTVQVVPHITNEIRNRMYIVAREENPDFIIVEIGGTVGDIESIPFLEAIRQMRYEHGSSNVLFVHLTLVPTITAAGEAKTKPTQHSVKELLGLGIQPDILVCRVSQPMTKEMKNKLSLFCNVKEENVISASDISTSIYEIPKMYKEEKLDEVVLKTMGLELGTSKFDEWDSMVKGLLTTKQTVQVAVVGKYISLQDAYRSIYESLSHGGIAHETKVEFVKIDPENLDKENVTGALNNVHGILVPGGFGDRGIEGKILAIQYARTQGIPFFGICLGMQCAVVEFGRNVLGLKDANSTEIRPDTENPVISLLEEQNDIEQMGGTMRLGSYPCKIKKGTLAFSEYKSELIHERHRHRFEFTNRYKQQYEENGMVLSGSSPDDNLVEIVEIPKHKWFIGVQFHPEFQSKPTAPHPLFAGFIGAAVKYSKKG
- a CDS encoding LptA/OstA family protein, producing MIRKVLFLILFSFAFSQNHGNVKPPLLVGSETADRKFASIPENVEKKNNAPSFPTLWGGSALTQEDKTVSGLKITAFILDGGAWIQHKKVKLSANQIEVYGKDAFKGFLKGGVFIQDGDNGVTLRAGTGEYDKLDEKIYIKDRPRLFHTDKSGTKTVISATFIERNLAKKTTLLKENVIIAHPQITILCKEALFEEDEDRITTDPNPILIAKDRYLTGNQLTFYTNENRVELTGESILFQNYMDTEKVENKDSKEKQQPTEEKTKKEVRRIAIFKGDRLISDKDETGENRVGLYGNATIFRHTMKMNAEKLISYGKNSTKVEARNQITMFDRENRLILSGNVLDYFKNEQYIHLTDSGKIDFLDKKTDAITSTMTAVEFERFMDKNETVIRGNVLIEGKDSSATGEYATYFEKEEKVYLEGNPTLKKNGRDIHAGRIIFFPREGRALLTDGIVPGK